The Alphaproteobacteria bacterium LSUCC0719 genome includes the window CGCAGACATGCCCATAGGACGCCAGAACCTTGTAGTCATCCCCAAGATAACGGTTGATGGTTTTGGCTTTGGCAGGTGATTCGACGATAACGAGTTTCATGAGCGGCCCTGTTGTCTGAAACCCGCAAATAGTACCTAACACACATTTTGTCAAAGCCCCTCCGTAGATATGGATCGTGTTTCAGGTGCCAAGCACCAGACAGACACGGCTGCCGTGATGGCGGCTGATGCGGCCGGCAAGCTCCAGTTCCAGAATGGCCGCCAGCACCGTTGCGGTAGGGGCATCGCACCATCTGATGACCTCGTCGATATCGGTACTTTCCGGTCCAAGGGCATCCAGAATGGTCTCTCGGCACCGGTCAATGCTTTCCGGTGTGCCGGGGGACAGGCGGGCATCACGCCAGTCCTGGGGGTCCGGGGCGCTGGCACGGCCGGGGCGTGACAGACATTCCAGAATATCGGCAACGCCACGCACCAGTGTCGCCCCCTCGCGGATCAGATGGTTACAGCCTGCCGAGCGGGGATCCAGGGGCGATCCCGGCACAGCCATGACCTCGCCACCACGTTCGCCTGTTTCGCGTGCCGTAATCAATGAACCGGACCGTTCTGCCGCCTCGACGACAATGGTGCCAAGCGCCAGACTGCCGATGATCCGATTGCGGACCGGAAAGTGGCGAGGTGTTGGCTGGGTACCGGGCGGCATTTCGGCGACAATCAGGCCGGTTTCGCCAATGGCCTGTTGCAGATCGGCATTCTCCGGCGGATAGAGGATGTCGATGCCACCAGCGATGACAGCAATTGTTCCTTTCGCCAGCGCTCCATTATGCGCGGCAGCATCAATGCCCCGCGCAAGACCCGAAATCACCACATATCCCTCGGCTGCCAGTTCATCGGCCAGGCTCTGGGCAAGCCGCTGTGCGTTGATCGAGGCATTGCGGGCACCGACGATGCCGACGCAAGGCCGGGTCAGAAGATGGACCGCACCCTGCGTCGACAGAACCGCCGGCGCATCGTCGAACTGCGCCAGACGATCAGGATAATTGTCGGCACCCTTGAACAGCAATGTCGCGCCGATGGCCGCATTGGCGTCAAGCTCGGCCTCGGCAACCGATCTGGGGGCCGGTTTCAATGTGCGCCCACCCCGTTTTGCCAGCTCAGGCACGGCACGCAGCGCCTCGACCGCACTGCCATAGCGTTGCAGCAGCAGGCTGAATGTCATCGGGCCGATATTCGGCGTGCGGATCAACCGCAGATGGGCGATTTGTTCCTCATGGTCCATCCTGCCGGTATAAGGCATAAACCTGAAGGAATGATTAACGCTTTCGGATTATCGGAAATGTCTATTTGGCGCCGATGCGACTTTCCGTTCCGGCCAGAAGGCGGCCTATATTGGCATGGTGACGGATCCAGCTGAGGGCGCTCATGGCAATGACGGCACCAAAGATCGGTGGTGGCAGCTTCAGCGCCACCGCGGCAACGCTGCAGGCAAGGGTTGCGACAAGCGCTGCCAGTGATGAATATCGGGTCAGCGCGGCGGTGCCGATCCAGAAACCTATAAAGACAAGGCCAAGCTGCAGGTCGAAGGCTGCAAAGGTGGCGACGCAGGTGGCCACCCCCTTGCCGCCGCGGAATTTCAACCAGACCGGAAAACAGTGCCCGACCACCGCCATCATGCCGCCAAGACCGGTCAGCAGCGGGTCCGATGTCGCATAGGCGGTTCCCAGCACGACCACCGCGCCCTTGCCACCGTCAAAGATCAGCGTCAGCAACGCCAGCCCCTTGCTGCCGGTGCGAAGCACATTTGTGGCGCCGATATTGCCGCTGCCGACAGCACGAATGTCACCTTTGCCGGCAAGTCGCGTGAAAATCAGGCCAAACGGCACCGACCCGGCCAGATAGGCAATTGACGCTATAACAGCGAGTTCAAAGCCGAACATCATCGATCATGTCCGGAGAAATACCTGGGTGCCACCAACCCAGCTTGCTGTCACACGGCCCTGAACGGGCAGGCCTTCAAACGGGGTCACGCGCGAGGTGGACGCAAAGTCGGCGGCGCGAACCACCCAGCTTGCCTGCGGATCGAACAGCACGATGTCGGCGGTCGCGCCTTCGCGCAGCATCCCGCCCTCAAGGTCAAGGATTGTCGCTGGAGCGAGGCTGAGAAGTTCCATTGCGCGTAACAGAGGCAGATGCTCGCGATGGACAAGTGAAAGCGTCATCGCAAGAAGCGTGTCGAGACCCGAAGCTCCGGGCTGGGCCGGGCCGAATGGCTGCGCCTTGGCATCACCATCGACAGGGATATGGTCTGATGCGATGGCATCGATCGTGCCGTCGGCAAGGGCGTCTATGACAGCCTGGCGATCATCCTCGGACCGCAATGGCGGGGCCAGCTTGAAGGCCGTGTCATAGGTGCTGACCGACAGCTCGTTCAGCATGAAATAGGGCGGGGCGGTATCGGCCGTGACCGGCAATCCGTCATTCTTGGCGCGGCGGAGTGCGTCGACCGCGGCGCGGGTCGATACATGCGCAGCGTGATAGCGGGCGCCGCTCAGCCTGACCAGATGCATGTCGCGGTCGATGATCATCGCCTCGGCTTCCGCTGGCGCGCCAATCAGGCCAAGTCGTGTCGATGTCTCGCCTTCGTTCATCTCGCTGCCAGCGGTCAGGTTGTGGTCCTCACAATGCTGGATGAAAGGGCGGTCAAGCATGCTGCAATAGGACAGCACACGCCGCATCACAAGACTGTCCATGATGGTCCGGCTGCCGTTCGCAAAGCCAACCGCGCCGGCATCCGCCATCAATCCAAGCTCGGCCATGGCATGACCCTGCAACTGGCGGGTGGCAGCGCCATACAGAAACAGGCGTGCGCCCTCGATCCGGTTGGCGCGAAGGCTGAGGGAGTCGATCATGCTGGCATCATCGACCACCGGGCTGACATCGGGCAGGGCGACAATACTTGTAATTCCCCCGGATGCAGCCGCCCGCAGCAATGTCGACAGATCCTCCAGATGTTCTGCACCCGGGTCGGCCGATTGTACCCGCATGTCGATCAGGCCTGGTGCCAGACAGGCACCGGCGCAGTCATGCGCCTGCGTCGCGCCGTTCACCAGCGCCTCCGGAGCGGCGCCGGCGCCGACCGCAGAAATGGTGCCATCGGTCACCGCGACATAGCCGGGTTCGTCTCGTGCCGCCGCAGGGTCAAGCACCCGCGCGTTGTGGAGCAGCAGATCGGTCATGACGCGCCACCAGTGCCGACAAGCGCCTCAAGGCACGCCATCCGTGCCGCGACGCCGATTTCCACCTGGGTGCGGATCAGGCTTCTTTCAACATCGTCAGCCGTGGCGGAATCAATCTCGACGCCGCGATTCATCGGTCCGGGATGCATGATCAGCGCCTGTGGGGCGGCCCGCATCAGCTTGTTGCGGTCTAGCCCAAACAGATTGAAATATTCACGCTGTGACGGTGTTTCGGTGCCTTCCATGCGTTCGGTCTGAAGGCGCAGCATCATCACGATATCAACCCCCTCGATCCCGGCTTCGAGATCGGTAAAGACATCCACTCCCATCGCATCTATGGCCGCAGGCAGAAGTGTTGTCGGGCAGACCAGCCTGATTTCAGCGCCGAGTGTCGACAGCAGATGGATGTTTGATCTGGCAACGCGGCTGTTGGCGATGTCCCCGCAAATGGCGATCTTCAGCCCTTCGATTCGGCCAATCCGGCGCTTGATGGTCAGCGCGTCGAGGAGTGCTTGTGTGGGATGCTCATGCCGCCCGTCGCCGGCATTGATCACAGCCGCGTCAACATGCTGGCTCAGCAATTGGGCCGCGCCGGAGCAATTATGCCGGACGACCAGAATATGAGGGTGCATCGCATTCAGTGTCGTTGCGGTGTCGAGCAGCGTTTCCCCTTTTTTGACCGATGATCCGGCGACATTGATGTTCAGCACCGATCCGCCCAGATTCTTGGCCGCCAGTTCAAATGACACGCGCGTTCTTGTCGAATTTTCAAAGAAAAGATTCAGCACGGTACGCCCGCGCAGCACTTCAGAGAGCGGTGGTGCAAACCTGTTGTCACTCTGGATGATATCGGCAAAGACATTGCCGCGATCGATCAGACTGTTGATTTCGAGGGGGTTCAGACCTTCGATCCCCAGCAAATGACGGGATGACAACCCGGCTGGCGGAGCCGTGGTGGATGCCATGTCGCCGGGGGCGGCGGGTCCGGGTGCGCGCGTAGGTGTCATGAAAGCCAGCTTATAGTCACGATTGGCCGTAGACGTCCAGCGGAAATCAGGCTGAATGGGTGACCGTGCCCTGAATCCGGTCGAGCGCGGCCTGAAGAATCCAGCCCGCCGCCAGCGCATCACGTCGGACCGCGCGGCGCGCCCGCGTCATGTCGGCCTCCAGCATCGCGGATTCGACCGCCTGGGTCGACAGCCTCTCATCCTGAAAGCTGATGGGCAGATCACGGATGCGAAGAAGGGCATGGGCAAAATCGCGCGTGGCATCGCAACGTGGTCCTTCGCTGCCATCCATGTTCACCGGCCAGCCGATGATCAGCCCGCCAACACCCTCATCATCCGCAAGGGTGAACATGGTCTCGGCATCCGGGGTGAATTTCTTCCGCCACAGGATTTTCAGCGGGCTTGCGACGCTGAGCGAGGAATCCGAAATGGCCAGCCCGATTGTCTTCTTGCCGACATCGAGTCCAAGGAGCCGTTGGCCCGGCGAAAGCGTCGCGGGCATATCGTTGAGCTTGCAGATCGCCATGTGCGGTGATAGATGCATCCTGTTTTCTATTACAACAGGACAAAGCACAGCACCATGTCGGTTGACAATAGCACTGTTGCACGTATCGCAAGGCTGGCACGCATTCATGTCCCCGAGGACCGGCAGGAAACGCTGGCCGCGGAACTGAATGGCATTCTCGACTGGATCGAGGAATTGAACGAGGTCGACACCGACCGGGTGGAGCCGATCGCCAGTGTAACCGGTCATTCACTGCCGCGCCGCGAAGATGTTGTCAGTGATGGCAACCGGGTGGACGAGGTGCTGGCCAATGTGCCTGAAACCGCCAGTGGCTTTTTTGTTGTTCCAAAGGTGGTTGAATAATGTCCGATCTGTTGTCATTGAGCGCCGTTGCGGCGCGCGCCGCGCTTGATTCGGGCGAGATTTCCGCGCCAGAGCTGACCACCGCCTATCTGGAAGCCATCGAGACGACGGCGCCGCTGAACAATTACGTCGCCGTTGCCGCCGATCACGCGCTGGAGATGGCTTCAGCATCACAGGCCAGGATTGCGTCCGGCGAAGCAGGGCTGATCGAGGGGATCCCGGTCGGGGTGAAGGACATGTTCTGCACCGCCGGTGTTACCAGCACCGCCTGTTCACGCATTCTCGAGGGCTTTACACCAACCTATGAAAGCACTGTCACCGCCAATCTGTGGCGCGAGGGCGGGGTAATGCTTGGCAAGCTGAATTGTGATGAATTCGCGATGGGGTCCGGCAACGAGACCAGTGCCTTTGGTCCGGCGATCAATCCCTGGCAGGCCTCAGACGGTGTCGATCTGGTGCCGGGTGGATCATCCGGCGGTTCGGCGTCGGCAGTGGCCGCGCGGTCGGCATTGCTGGCCACGGGAACCGATACCGGCGGGTCGATCCGCCAGCCTGCCGCATTCTGCGGTATCGTTGGTATGAAGCCGACATATGGCCGTTGTTCGCGGTGGGGCATTGTGGCGTTTGCGAGTTCGCTTGACCAGGCAGGCCCGTTCAGCCGCACCGTTGCTGACAATGCCTTGATGCTGCAGGCCATGGCCGGCCATGATCCGAAGGATTCCACCTCCGCTGCCGCGCCGCTTCCCGACCTGATGGCGGCGCTCGACAAGGGCGTGAAGGGAATGAAGATCGGGGTGCCGTCCGAATATGTGATGGACGGCATGGACAGCGAGGTTGTGGCACTTTGGGAGCAGGGGCAGGCCTGGCTTCGCGATGCCGGGGCCGAGCTAGTCGAGATTTCACTGCCGCACACAAAATATGCGCTTCCTGCCTATTACATCATCGCACCTGCCGAGGCGTCGTCGAATCTTGCCCGGTATGACGGTGTCAGGTACGGGTTGCGCGTCGAAGCGGGATCGCTGGACGAGATGTATGCCGAAACGCGCGCCGCCGGATTTGGCGAGGAAGTGCAGCGCCGTATCCTGATCGGCACCTATGTGCTGTCGGCCGGCTATTATGATGCCTACTACCTGAAGGCGCAGAAGGTCCGTCGTCTGATCAAGCAGGATTTCGACGATGCGTTTGAAACCGTCGATGCCATCCTGACGCCGGCGACACCGACTGCCGCCTTTCCGGTCGGGCGCAAGGTCGATGACCCGGTCACAAACTTTCTGAATGATGTGTTCACGGTGCCTGCGAATCTTGCCGGTCTGCCGGGTATGGCGCTGCCGGCCGGGCTGAATGGGGATGGTCTGCCTCTGGGGCTGCAGATCCTCGGTCGCCCGTTTGATGAAGCACGCCTGTACAGCATCGGCCGCGTGATCGAGGATGCTGCCGCGTTCAGCGCGGTGCCGCAACGCCGGGCAGGAGGAGCGTCATGAGCAATCTTGTCGAAGGCCGCACTGGCGAATGGGAAGTTGTCATCGGGCTTGAGGTTCACGCCCAGGTTGCCTCGAATGCCAAACTTTTCTCCGGCGCGCCGACGGCATTTGGTGCCGAGCCGAATGCAAATGTGTCGCTTGTCGATGCAGCGATGCCCGGCATGCTGCCTGTGATCAACCAGGAATGTGTCCGCCAGGCGATCCGCACCGGGCTTGGCCTGAAGGCCGAGATCAATCTGGTCAGCGTGTTTGACCGGAAGAATTATTTCTATGCCGATCTGCCGCAGGGCTATCAGATCAGCCAGTACAAACAGCCGATTGTCGGCGAAGGCATGCTGCGTCTGGACATGCCGGACGGCACCACCCGCGAGATCGGGATTGAACGTCTGCATCTTGAACAGGATGCCGGCAAGTCGATGCATGACCAGCATCCGTCAAAGAGCTATATCGACCTGAACCGGACCGGTGTGGCGTTGATGGAGATCGTCTCGGGTCCCGATATGCGTTCCGCCGCCGAGGCGGCCGCCTATGTCAGGAAGCTTCGGTCTATCCTGCGCTATCTCGGAACCTGTGACGGCAATATGGAGGAAGGGTCGCTTCGCGCCGATGTGAATGTGTCGGTGCGCCGCCCGGGTGAGCCGTTTGGCACCCGCACAGAGACCAAGAACCTGAATTCACTGCGGTTTATCCAGCAGGCCATTGATTATGAGGTGGCCCGCCAGATCGAGATTATCGAGGATGGTGGTGAGATCGACCAGGAAACCCGTCTGTTCGACACCTCGACCGGCACGACCCGGGCGATGCGTTCGAAAGAGGATGCGCATGATTACCGGTATTTCCCGGATCCCGACCTGCTGCCGCTGGTGATTCCGCAGGAGGAGGTCGAGGAGCTGAATGCGGCTCTGCCCGAGCTTCCCGACCAGATACGTGAACGGCTGATCGGCGATTACGGGCTGTCGGCCTATGACGCCTCGGTGATCATCGAGGAACGCGAGACAGCCGCCTATTACGAGGCCGCCAGTGCCGGCCGCGACCGCAAGCTTGTTGCCAACTGGATGACGGTAGAGTTGTTCGGCGCCCTGAACAAGTCCGGGCAGTCGCTTGCCGACTGCAAGGTGACGCCGCAGGCACTTGGCGGGCTTGTCGCGCTGATCGAGGATGGCACCATTTCCGGCAAGATTGCCAAGGATGTCTTTGCGACAATGTTCGAGACCGGCAAGGATGCCGCAGCAATTGTCGAGGAACAGGGGCTGAAACAGGTATCGGACAGCGGTGCCATTGAATCGATGATCGATGCTGTGCTGGCCGCCAATCCGGACAAGGTTGATGAATACCGGGGTGGCAAGGACAAGCTGTTCGGCTTTTTTGTCGGCCAGGTGATGAAGGCTTCACAGGGTCAGGCCAACCCCGGCATGGTCAACCAGCTGCTGCGCGCAAAGCTGGATGGCTGACCCCGGTCAGGCGACCCCGTTCAGGCTGACGATTTCCGATTTGACAGCAGGCTTTTTCAAAGCTAGGAAACACCCTGCATACGCCGTGTATCTTCTCCGGTCCGTTGCACGCATCTGATGCGTGTCGGGTCCGGCCCCGGCGGAGGGGTGGCCGAGTGGCTGAAGGCGGCGGTTTGCTAAATCGTTAAAGGGGGAAACCCCTTTCCGGGGTTCGAATCCCCGTCCCTCCGCCATTTTCTCTTATAGTCTGTTGAACAGGGCTGGCCTTCGGGTGGCTTTCTATCGTCACTCCGTCATCTGTGACCGCAGCGTGGCCTGGCATTTCCTGCGCTCAGTCAGCCTTTGTGTCGTCTTTACAAAGGCTTCAGCGCGGTTGCCTACTGGGAGTTCAGCGATAAGAAGAACGATCAGTGCAAATCTACTTTAGTATACCCTTTCTTTCCAATAATACTTGTTTCAAGCTTGCGTTGGCCGTGCCTGACCGTGATGGGTGTTTGGTGGTCGGGCTTGCAGAGTGATGTGACTGGTGAGAAGGATGACAGGGATGAAGCGTATCAAGTTCTATATCGACACCATGCTGGGGTCTGGTTCCAATGGGCTCCTGACCTGGCTTGCCGTTGTGTCATTTGCCTTTGTTTTTGTCATCAGCGTCTTGACCTGGCTTGTTGGCATGGGTGACTACGAGAATTTTGGCGACCTGCTATGGGACTTCACCATGCGCGCCCTGATGCCGGAATCCATCGATGCCGGTGCCGGTTCGGTCGGATATCTGCTGACACTTCTGCTGCTGACCCTTTTTGGCATCTTTGTATTGTCGATCCTGATCAGCTTTCTGTCGACGATCATCGATGCCAGAGTGCGCGAAGTCGCCCAAGGCCTGCAGCCGTTTCCATTTGGTGGTCATACGGTCATTCTTGGCTGGTCGTCGCGCGTTCCGGCGATTGTTGAAGAGCTGGTTCTGGCCAATGAAAGTGAGGAAAACTCCCGATTGGTCATCGTTTCCAATCTTGAACATGAGGAACTCGAAACATCAGTAAAGCGCTACATAGGCGCGACCAAAAATACCCGATTGTTCTGGCGGAGCCGCAAGCTTGATTCCTTCAAGACGTTCGACAACCTCAACATCAAAGGTGCAAAACGGATTGTCGTGCTGGCGGATGAATCGGACGAGACGCTGCATCTGGCACGGCTGAAAGCCACTATTTCATTGTATAATTACTTCGATCAGGCGGGACTGCCGGCCCCGGGAATACTGGTTGAGGCAAGCGACGAAAGCGAAGCCTCCAGCCTGATGGCCGGGTCAAAGGGCAGGGCGATCCCCGTCATTGTGTCCGACCTGCCAGCGCGGCTGATCGTCGAAACCACATTTCAGCCCAATCTTCCGAGTGTCTATGAAGAGTTGCTCAGCTTTGAGGGCAATGAAATCTATGTATCTGAAACCGTGGGCAGTCTTGGATTGGCGGAAATGAATTTCCGGACAGCGTCAGCCCAGTTTTCAAGCTGCATTCCGGTCGGTGTCGTTACCGGGGATGAGCAGGTCCTGATAAACCCTGATGAAAGCAGGGTTCTGGATGCTGCCGATGCGCTGATCATCATCGCCGAGGATGATTCCTTGATCAAAGTCGTCCCGAACAGCGATCCCCTGGTTTCGGCAGGCAAGGATGTTCAACTGTCCATTTTCAATGCGGAAAGCGACACGCAGGCGCTGAATGTCTCATTAATCGGTTATTCGCATTCGACGCCGGAAATTGTCGACAAGCTTGTGCAGACCGGTCGGTGCAACCTGACCCTCGTCATTGATGATGCTGAAAGAATTGATGCCGCGACACGGTCACAGCTCGAGGCCGGCAATGCAACGGTGCTGGAATCTGGCATGACCGAAGACCCGATGTTGAAATCGGCAAGCGTGGCCAAAGCTGACACAGTGATCATATCCAATTTCAATGCGGATCAGCCCGGTAATTCCGATCTTGAAATCATGCGCTCGATCCTGATGATGAGCCAGCAATTGGCGTCATCTGACGGCCCCCATATCATTGCTGAACTGAACGCCTCTGATTCCCGCGACATGATGGCAGAACTGTTTGATCTGGATTTCGTCGTCAGTGACAAGATCGGGAGCAAGATTTTTGCGCAATATGTCGAAAACCCACATCTGATTCAGGTGATCGATTCTCTGGTCTGTTCCGGAAGGCATCGGATCATCATTCGCCAGCTTGCAGGTGACCTGGCGTTGGGTACCAGTTTTGGTTCTCTTCGGCAGATAGCGCACGCGAATGGCAGGATCCTGATTGGCGTCAGGGTTGTCGATGATCAGCGCACCATGTCGATGATCAATCCCGGCGATGCGACCATCAT containing:
- the gatB gene encoding Asp-tRNA(Asn)/Glu-tRNA(Gln) amidotransferase subunit GatB, with the protein product MSNLVEGRTGEWEVVIGLEVHAQVASNAKLFSGAPTAFGAEPNANVSLVDAAMPGMLPVINQECVRQAIRTGLGLKAEINLVSVFDRKNYFYADLPQGYQISQYKQPIVGEGMLRLDMPDGTTREIGIERLHLEQDAGKSMHDQHPSKSYIDLNRTGVALMEIVSGPDMRSAAEAAAYVRKLRSILRYLGTCDGNMEEGSLRADVNVSVRRPGEPFGTRTETKNLNSLRFIQQAIDYEVARQIEIIEDGGEIDQETRLFDTSTGTTRAMRSKEDAHDYRYFPDPDLLPLVIPQEEVEELNAALPELPDQIRERLIGDYGLSAYDASVIIEERETAAYYEAASAGRDRKLVANWMTVELFGALNKSGQSLADCKVTPQALGGLVALIEDGTISGKIAKDVFATMFETGKDAAAIVEEQGLKQVSDSGAIESMIDAVLAANPDKVDEYRGGKDKLFGFFVGQVMKASQGQANPGMVNQLLRAKLDG
- the gatA gene encoding Asp-tRNA(Asn)/Glu-tRNA(Gln) amidotransferase subunit GatA, translated to MSDLLSLSAVAARAALDSGEISAPELTTAYLEAIETTAPLNNYVAVAADHALEMASASQARIASGEAGLIEGIPVGVKDMFCTAGVTSTACSRILEGFTPTYESTVTANLWREGGVMLGKLNCDEFAMGSGNETSAFGPAINPWQASDGVDLVPGGSSGGSASAVAARSALLATGTDTGGSIRQPAAFCGIVGMKPTYGRCSRWGIVAFASSLDQAGPFSRTVADNALMLQAMAGHDPKDSTSAAAPLPDLMAALDKGVKGMKIGVPSEYVMDGMDSEVVALWEQGQAWLRDAGAELVEISLPHTKYALPAYYIIAPAEASSNLARYDGVRYGLRVEAGSLDEMYAETRAAGFGEEVQRRILIGTYVLSAGYYDAYYLKAQKVRRLIKQDFDDAFETVDAILTPATPTAAFPVGRKVDDPVTNFLNDVFTVPANLAGLPGMALPAGLNGDGLPLGLQILGRPFDEARLYSIGRVIEDAAAFSAVPQRRAGGAS
- a CDS encoding aspartate carbamoyltransferase catalytic subunit — encoded protein: MASTTAPPAGLSSRHLLGIEGLNPLEINSLIDRGNVFADIIQSDNRFAPPLSEVLRGRTVLNLFFENSTRTRVSFELAAKNLGGSVLNINVAGSSVKKGETLLDTATTLNAMHPHILVVRHNCSGAAQLLSQHVDAAVINAGDGRHEHPTQALLDALTIKRRIGRIEGLKIAICGDIANSRVARSNIHLLSTLGAEIRLVCPTTLLPAAIDAMGVDVFTDLEAGIEGVDIVMMLRLQTERMEGTETPSQREYFNLFGLDRNKLMRAAPQALIMHPGPMNRGVEIDSATADDVERSLIRTQVEIGVAARMACLEALVGTGGAS
- the dprA gene encoding DNA-processing protein DprA gives rise to the protein MPYTGRMDHEEQIAHLRLIRTPNIGPMTFSLLLQRYGSAVEALRAVPELAKRGGRTLKPAPRSVAEAELDANAAIGATLLFKGADNYPDRLAQFDDAPAVLSTQGAVHLLTRPCVGIVGARNASINAQRLAQSLADELAAEGYVVISGLARGIDAAAHNGALAKGTIAVIAGGIDILYPPENADLQQAIGETGLIVAEMPPGTQPTPRHFPVRNRIIGSLALGTIVVEAAERSGSLITARETGERGGEVMAVPGSPLDPRSAGCNHLIREGATLVRGVADILECLSRPGRASAPDPQDWRDARLSPGTPESIDRCRETILDALGPESTDIDEVIRWCDAPTATVLAAILELELAGRISRHHGSRVCLVLGT
- the ruvX gene encoding Holliday junction resolvase RuvX is translated as MHLSPHMAICKLNDMPATLSPGQRLLGLDVGKKTIGLAISDSSLSVASPLKILWRKKFTPDAETMFTLADDEGVGGLIIGWPVNMDGSEGPRCDATRDFAHALLRIRDLPISFQDERLSTQAVESAMLEADMTRARRAVRRDALAAGWILQAALDRIQGTVTHSA
- the gatC gene encoding Asp-tRNA(Asn)/Glu-tRNA(Gln) amidotransferase subunit GatC — protein: MSVDNSTVARIARLARIHVPEDRQETLAAELNGILDWIEELNEVDTDRVEPIASVTGHSLPRREDVVSDGNRVDEVLANVPETASGFFVVPKVVE
- the plsY gene encoding glycerol-3-phosphate 1-O-acyltransferase PlsY is translated as MMFGFELAVIASIAYLAGSVPFGLIFTRLAGKGDIRAVGSGNIGATNVLRTGSKGLALLTLIFDGGKGAVVVLGTAYATSDPLLTGLGGMMAVVGHCFPVWLKFRGGKGVATCVATFAAFDLQLGLVFIGFWIGTAALTRYSSLAALVATLACSVAAVALKLPPPIFGAVIAMSALSWIRHHANIGRLLAGTESRIGAK
- a CDS encoding dihydroorotase family protein produces the protein MTDLLLHNARVLDPAAARDEPGYVAVTDGTISAVGAGAAPEALVNGATQAHDCAGACLAPGLIDMRVQSADPGAEHLEDLSTLLRAAASGGITSIVALPDVSPVVDDASMIDSLSLRANRIEGARLFLYGAATRQLQGHAMAELGLMADAGAVGFANGSRTIMDSLVMRRVLSYCSMLDRPFIQHCEDHNLTAGSEMNEGETSTRLGLIGAPAEAEAMIIDRDMHLVRLSGARYHAAHVSTRAAVDALRRAKNDGLPVTADTAPPYFMLNELSVSTYDTAFKLAPPLRSEDDRQAVIDALADGTIDAIASDHIPVDGDAKAQPFGPAQPGASGLDTLLAMTLSLVHREHLPLLRAMELLSLAPATILDLEGGMLREGATADIVLFDPQASWVVRAADFASTSRVTPFEGLPVQGRVTASWVGGTQVFLRT